ATTGAACGTTATAGACAACATGGATGAACTGTCTGTGCTGAAAGCAGTACCGAATTTCAAGAAATTAGGTCCGGCATTCGGGAAGAACGCTCAAAAAGTAGGAGAGCTGTTAAAATCTACTGATGTGGAACAATTGAATATAGCTTTGAGTAAAAGTGATATATTTTCGATAACTTCGGGAGCGGATAAATTTGAAATCACGAGGGAAATGGTCAGTTTTGAGCATGAACAGGTTGACGGAATGGTGATAGTGGAAAATAATGAGATGAGGGCGGCTCTGGATACAACCCTTACGCCTGAACTTGTGAGGCAGGGGCTGGTACGTGAATTAGTTCACGATATAAATAATTTAAGAAAAGAAGCGGAATTTGATGTTTCTGATAGAATAAATATGTATCTTTCTTTAGACGGGAATTTACTCGATGCGGTAAAGGAGAACGAGAGTTACCTGGCGAACGAAGTACTCGCCGAGAAAATCGGGTACGAATTTGAAGAGGGAGAATATAGCCAGGATATAAGGATCGGAGAAGAGACGGTCAAAGTTGGAATCGAAAGGGTCTCAAACGGAAATCGGCATTAGCTCGTATGAATAAAAAAGACAAAACATATTTTAGGAAGATCATACTCGAAAAGCGCGACGCGCTGTTGGAAGAATTGGGATTATTGAAAGAGACAGCGGTAGAGGAATCGTCCCGTGAATCTTCCGGGAATCCCTCTAATTATTCATACCATATGGCTGATTTAGGGACCGATTCGCAAGAAAGGGAGAAAGCCTATCTTTTTCTCACGAGAGAGAACAAGTATCTTGGTTACTTGAACGAGGCATTGGAAAGACTTGAAAGAGGAGAATACGGTGTTTGCAACATGTGCGGCGAACCTATCCCAAAGAAGAGATTAGAAGCTGTACCCCACGCATCGATGTGCGTACCCTGCAAAACCGACGTCAAAGAAAACGGCTCCAAATAACTTAGAGAAATTCTTGTGCTAAAAGCACTATCGATA
The Candidatus Neomarinimicrobiota bacterium genome window above contains:
- a CDS encoding TraR/DksA C4-type zinc finger protein gives rise to the protein MNKKDKTYFRKIILEKRDALLEELGLLKETAVEESSRESSGNPSNYSYHMADLGTDSQEREKAYLFLTRENKYLGYLNEALERLERGEYGVCNMCGEPIPKKRLEAVPHASMCVPCKTDVKENGSK